ATCTGAAATACTATTACTGTGAAGTAAGTTCAACTTTTTACTTTTTATATCAGAAATTCCGCCATAAAGATCATAGATTTTCCTTGTCGAGACCTCGAAAGCTATTGAATTTATCGTGAAATCTCTCCTCTTAAGATCCTCTTCAATAGTACTATTAGTTACTGTGGGATTTAAGCCAGGAGCAGTATAAATTTCTTTTCTCGCAGAAGCAATATCAATTTTATAGTCATTAATATTTATTTCTACTGTGTTGTATATATTAAATTCCTTGATTAAACATAAATCTACATTTACAATATTTTTTTTGATAAATTTTGCCAGAGAAATAGAGGATCCTTCAATAATAAGATCAATATCTACAGGTTTAGAAAATAATTTTTTGTGGAATTTACTAATTAATAAATCTCTTAAATAACCCCCAACAAAAGCTACTTTAGTATTGTTATTAGATTCTATGTATTTAACAATTAGGTTATATAGATTAAATGGAGTTTTGATTAATTCCCCTTGGATGTAATCAGAGATATCGTTCATGAGTTTTAACTTACATAACGAATTGGAGCTAATCTGGGATCTAGAATTTTACTTCCTTTATCACCAAATTTTACTGCTAAAGATATTTTTTCCCCACTCCCAAAAATATGTATGATTTCACCTTTCCCAAACTTTGAGTGAATTAGCTTATCTCCAACTATCCAGCTTTTTCCTTTACTGGGACCTGAATATAATTTCCTTACTGCATTTATTGGTTTGTTAACAAATTCATTTGGATTGTTTCGATCAACTCTAGTTAAACGATCAAGATGCCAATCTCTTCTAATTGAAGCACCACCAGTTTGTGGTAATTCGCCATCCATTAAATCTTCAGGTATTTCTGAGAGAAATATTGAAGGAATTGTTGCTTCACGCATTCCACCCCATAATCTTCTTTCTCTGGCATGACTTAAGAAAACTCTTTCTTTAGCTCTAGTAATACCTACATAGCATAATCTTCTTTCCTCTTCAAGAAGTGAGGGAGTATCTATTGATCTATGGCTAGGGAATAGACCTTGTTCTAGCCCAGTGATAAAAACATTTTGAAATTCTAAACCTTTACTATTATGCAGAGTCATAAGAGTTACAGAGTTTGGGTTATTTTTCTTCGTATCATTATCAGTTGTTAAGGCTGCTGTAGAGAGAAATCCCTCTACATCTCCACTTTCTGTTTCTTCTTCATATTGAGTAGCTGCATTAATTAGTTCTTGTAAGTTATTTCTTCTATCTTCAGATTCTTCCGTCCCACTAGATAACAAGTCACTTAAATAACCACTTTTTTCTAATATAAGTTGTAGTAGTTGAGCGGGCCCTGAATTTTCTAGGTAACACAGTAGATCATTCATAACTTCAGTAAATTTATTAATTCCTTTTGATGATCGGCCTACTGTTTCTTCAAGACTTTGCTTATCATTAAGAACCTCCCATAATGGGATATTTAACCTATTAGATAGTTCATTAAGTTTTTGAATAGTAGTCTTACCAATCCCTCTTCTAGGAACATTTATGATTCGTAAAAGACTAACGTTATCTGAAGAATTAACCAGAACTTTCAAATATGCTATTGCATCTTTAATTTCTCTTCTATCATAAAAACGCAATCCTCCAAAAATTGTATAAGGAATGCGCCACCTTACAAGAGATTCTTCTAATACTCTTGACTGAGCTCTGGTTCGATATAATATTGCAAAATTTTTCCAAATTGGGTTTTGATTATTGTTATTGAGTGATTTTATTTTATTGGTGATTGCTTCTGCTTCGGAAATTTCATCATCACAGCTGAGTAAAGTTAAAAGTTCCCCTTTTTCTTTAGTAGCCTTTAAAACTTTGTCAATTCTTTCAGAGTTGTTTTCAATTAGTGAGTTTGCAGCATCAAGAATATTAGAAGATGACCTATAATTTTCTTCTAATTTAATTAAAGATGATTTTGTATTGTCGTTGATTGAAGTTTTAAAATCTTCTTGAAAACCAATTAAAATTCTGAAGTCAGCTGCTCTGAAACTATAAATACTTTGATCAGCATCCCCAACTACAAAAATTGACCGATCTTCCCAATTGAAGAATTTTTTTGGGTCAGTATTACCAGCAGTAATTAATTTTATAAGTTCATATTGTGTTCTATTTGTATCTTGATATTCGTCAACTAAAATATGTTTAAATCTTTTGTGCCAGTAATCTCTGACTATATCATTTTGCCTCAATAAGAAAACCGGCAAAAGTAGGAGATCATCAAAGTCTAAAGAATTATTTTTTGAGAGAGAAATTCTATATCTCTTGTAGGCTTCTGCAACTGTTTTATCAAAATTATTATCTGCTTTCTCTAAAAGATCATTAGAAGTTAAGCATTGATTTTTAGCATTACTTATTAATCTCTTAATCTTTTTGGGATCATATCTTTTTGGGTCAAGATTCATATCTTGACTGATAATTTCTTTTACTAATGTTTGAGAATCTGTTTCATCATAAATTGAAAATCGCCTTGTCCATTTTAGGCCTTCTGGATCAGTATATTTTTCAATATCGTATCTCAGAAGTCTTGAGAATAAAGAATGAAAAGTACCGATCCAAAGATTTTGAAGTCTCTCTTGATGAACGTTTGATCTTAATTGATTTTGATCAATTTCTTTGAGAGTTGTCCAAGGCTGACCAAATTGATTTAAAGCTAATTCTTGGGCTAGAAGAACCTCTAATCTTG
The Prochlorococcus marinus XMU1411 genome window above contains:
- a CDS encoding UvrD-helicase domain-containing protein, which codes for MPQTNNFLFKSLNNEQLQAVKHVYGPLLVVAGAGSGKTKALTHRIANLIENNSIDPYNILAVTFTNKAAKEMKARLEVLLAQELALNQFGQPWTTLKEIDQNQLRSNVHQERLQNLWIGTFHSLFSRLLRYDIEKYTDPEGLKWTRRFSIYDETDSQTLVKEIISQDMNLDPKRYDPKKIKRLISNAKNQCLTSNDLLEKADNNFDKTVAEAYKRYRISLSKNNSLDFDDLLLLPVFLLRQNDIVRDYWHKRFKHILVDEYQDTNRTQYELIKLITAGNTDPKKFFNWEDRSIFVVGDADQSIYSFRAADFRILIGFQEDFKTSINDNTKSSLIKLEENYRSSSNILDAANSLIENNSERIDKVLKATKEKGELLTLLSCDDEISEAEAITNKIKSLNNNNQNPIWKNFAILYRTRAQSRVLEESLVRWRIPYTIFGGLRFYDRREIKDAIAYLKVLVNSSDNVSLLRIINVPRRGIGKTTIQKLNELSNRLNIPLWEVLNDKQSLEETVGRSSKGINKFTEVMNDLLCYLENSGPAQLLQLILEKSGYLSDLLSSGTEESEDRRNNLQELINAATQYEEETESGDVEGFLSTAALTTDNDTKKNNPNSVTLMTLHNSKGLEFQNVFITGLEQGLFPSHRSIDTPSLLEEERRLCYVGITRAKERVFLSHARERRLWGGMREATIPSIFLSEIPEDLMDGELPQTGGASIRRDWHLDRLTRVDRNNPNEFVNKPINAVRKLYSGPSKGKSWIVGDKLIHSKFGKGEIIHIFGSGEKISLAVKFGDKGSKILDPRLAPIRYVS